Proteins encoded together in one Colius striatus isolate bColStr4 chromosome 3, bColStr4.1.hap1, whole genome shotgun sequence window:
- the MMD2 gene encoding monocyte to macrophage differentiation factor 2: protein MFVSRLLDFQKTRYARFMNHRVPSNCRYQPTEYEHAANCATHAFWILPSILGSSILYILSDDQWETISAWIYGFGLSSLFIVSTTFHTISWKKRHLRTVEHCLHMFDRMVIYFFIAASYAPWLNLRELGPWASHMRWIIWIMASVGTVYVFFFHERYKLVELVCYVIMGFFPALVILSMPNRDGLPELVAGGLFYCLGMVFFKSDGRIPFAHAIWHLFVAIGAGIHYYAIWRYLYRPSTLEAETSW from the exons ATGTTCGTGTCCCGGCTCCTGGATTTCCAGAAGACGCGTTACGCCAG GTTCATGAACCACCGTGTCCCATCCAACTGCAGGTACCAACCGACGGAGTACGAGCATGCGGCAAACTGTGCCACCCATGCG TTCTGGATCCTGCCCAGCATCCTTGGCAGCTCCATCCTTTACATCCTCTCTGATGATCAGTGGGAAACTATCTCAGCCTGGATCTATGGCTTCGGCTTGTCCAGTCTCTTCATCGTCTCCACCACCTTCCACACCATCTCCTGGAAGAAGCGGCACCTCAG GACTGTGGAGCACTGCTTGCACATGTTTGACAGGATGGTGATCTACTTCTTCATTGCCGCGTCATACGCTCCCTG GCTGAACCTGAGGGAGTTGGGTCCCTGGGCCTCCCACATGCGCTGGATCATCTGGATCATGGCATCTGTCGGGACCGTCTACGTTTTCTTCTTCCATGAGCG GTACAAGCTGGTGGAGCTGGTGTGCTACGTTATCATGGGCTTCTTCCCCGCCTTGGTCATTCTCTCTATG CCCAACAGGGATGGTCTCCCGGAGCTGGTGGCCGGTGGACTGTTCTACTGCCTGGGCATGGTCTTCTTCAAAAGCGACGGCCGCATCCCCTTCGCCCATGCCATCTGGCACCTCTTTGTGGCCATTGGAGCTGGCATCCACTACTATGCCATTTGGAGGTACCTCTACCGACCCAGCACACTGGAGGCTGAAACGTCGTGGTAG